A part of Burkholderiales bacterium genomic DNA contains:
- the recO gene encoding DNA repair protein RecO has protein sequence MAAPDRPQDHQPAYVLHTRPYRETSLLVEIFAREQGRLALIARGARRPRSPVRGLLQPFQPLRLSWFGKGELRTLKQAEWQGGQMPLKGPALMCGFYLNELLLRLLPREDPHPLLFEHYQSALRALGEGAAAAPVLRRFEKALLRELGYALVLEQEAMSDTPIDPDALYVYQPEHGPVRAEKGTGGVQLRGSTLIALARDDYSDPLMLAEAKQLMRLLIAHQLGGENLQTRQLLMDLQEL, from the coding sequence ATGGCGGCGCCCGACCGGCCGCAGGACCATCAACCTGCCTACGTCCTCCACACGCGTCCTTACCGGGAGACGAGCCTATTGGTGGAAATCTTCGCCCGGGAACAGGGACGCCTTGCCCTCATCGCGCGTGGGGCGCGGCGCCCGCGCTCGCCGGTGCGCGGCCTGTTGCAGCCTTTCCAGCCCCTGCGCCTGTCCTGGTTCGGCAAAGGGGAGCTGCGCACCCTGAAGCAGGCGGAGTGGCAGGGGGGGCAGATGCCCCTGAAAGGGCCCGCCCTCATGTGTGGCTTCTATCTCAATGAACTTCTGCTTCGCCTGCTGCCCCGGGAGGACCCTCACCCGCTCCTCTTCGAGCATTACCAGAGCGCCCTGCGGGCGTTGGGGGAGGGAGCCGCGGCCGCACCGGTGCTCCGGCGTTTCGAAAAGGCGCTGCTGCGGGAACTGGGCTATGCCCTGGTGCTGGAACAAGAGGCGATGAGCGACACCCCCATCGATCCGGATGCCCTCTACGTCTATCAGCCGGAACACGGCCCGGTGCGGGCGGAGAAAGGGACGGGCGGTGTACAATTGCGGGGCAGCACGCTCATTGCCCTTGCCCGCGATGACTATTCCGATCCCCTGATGCTCGCGGAGGCGAAGCAGCTCATGCGCCTGTTGATTGCCCA
- the era gene encoding GTPase Era, giving the protein MSENTPFRTGFIAIVGRPNVGKSTLLNALVGEKISITSNKPQTTRHRIVGIHTDDTAQWIFVDTPGFQLQYRNALNRTMNRTVTEALSGVDVVVFVVEALHYDERDETVVKLLPRDRPVILAVNKTDTVKEKLQLLPFIDRMAKVFPFAEIVPVSATTHSQIPELLAAIRPHLPEGPPLYDKEDITDRSERFLAAEAVREKIFRLLGDEIPYSATVVIEKFEEEGRLRRIHAAIIVDKESQKAIVIGKGGERLKAIGSEARRDMERLFGGKVYLELWVKVRSGWADDERAVKSLGYSE; this is encoded by the coding sequence ATGAGCGAAAACACGCCCTTCCGCACCGGTTTCATCGCCATCGTGGGGCGCCCGAACGTGGGCAAATCGACGCTACTCAACGCCCTCGTCGGCGAGAAGATCAGCATCACCTCCAACAAGCCGCAGACCACGCGTCACCGCATCGTGGGCATCCACACCGATGACACGGCGCAGTGGATCTTCGTGGACACACCGGGCTTCCAGTTGCAGTATCGCAATGCCTTGAACCGCACCATGAACCGCACGGTGACGGAAGCCCTGAGCGGGGTGGATGTGGTGGTCTTCGTGGTGGAGGCGCTCCACTATGATGAGCGGGACGAAACCGTGGTGAAGCTCCTGCCCCGGGACCGGCCGGTGATCCTGGCGGTGAACAAGACCGACACGGTGAAGGAGAAGCTGCAACTGCTGCCCTTCATCGACCGTATGGCCAAGGTGTTTCCCTTTGCCGAGATCGTGCCCGTCAGCGCGACCACCCACTCCCAGATTCCGGAGTTGCTGGCGGCCATCCGCCCCCATCTGCCGGAAGGGCCGCCCCTCTACGACAAGGAGGACATCACCGACCGCAGCGAACGCTTTCTTGCCGCGGAGGCGGTGCGGGAGAAAATCTTCCGTCTGCTAGGCGACGAGATTCCCTACAGCGCCACCGTGGTCATCGAGAAATTCGAAGAAGAAGGCAGGCTGCGTCGCATCCACGCAGCGATCATCGTCGACAAGGAAAGCCAGAAGGCCATCGTCATCGGCAAAGGCGGCGAGCGGCTCAAGGCCATCGGCAGCGAGGCCCGCCGGGACATGGAACGACTCTTCGGCGGCAAGGTGTATCTGGAGCTGTGGGTGAAGGTGCGCAGCGGCTGGGCGGACGACGAACGTGCGGTGAAAAGCCTCGGCTATTCCGAGTAA
- the rnc gene encoding ribonuclease III, whose product MTGDLKRLSRRLDYVFKRPALLRQALTHRSFGTPHNERLEFLGDSVLSLVISTRLFHDFPGLTEGELSRVRAHLVKEPTLAEIAQSLALGDYLFLGEGELKSGGFRRPSILADALEAIFGAIYLDGGFEEAQRIVGSLYAPIIARVDPHKLSKDPKTQLQEFLQARRLRLPQYTIVATEGEAHEQHFKVECHIPELNIRVLGEGASRRKAEQEAARLAYAEASGREGAT is encoded by the coding sequence ATGACCGGCGATCTCAAACGTCTTTCCCGGCGCCTCGACTATGTGTTCAAACGGCCGGCGCTCCTGCGCCAGGCACTCACCCACCGCAGCTTCGGCACGCCCCACAACGAGCGGCTGGAGTTTCTCGGTGACAGCGTGCTGTCCCTGGTCATCTCCACCCGCCTGTTCCATGACTTTCCGGGGCTGACGGAAGGCGAGCTGTCGCGGGTGCGCGCACACCTGGTGAAGGAACCCACCCTGGCGGAAATCGCCCAGTCGCTTGCGCTTGGTGACTATCTTTTCCTCGGCGAGGGGGAGCTCAAGAGTGGTGGCTTCCGCCGTCCCTCCATTCTCGCCGACGCCCTCGAAGCCATTTTTGGCGCCATTTATCTCGATGGCGGCTTCGAGGAGGCGCAGCGCATCGTGGGCAGCCTCTACGCCCCCATCATCGCCCGCGTGGACCCGCACAAACTGTCGAAGGACCCCAAGACCCAGCTCCAGGAATTCCTGCAGGCGCGCCGTCTGCGCCTGCCCCAATACACCATCGTCGCCACCGAAGGGGAGGCGCACGAACAGCATTTCAAGGTCGAGTGCCACATCCCGGAGCTCAACATCCGCGTCCTTGGCGAAGGTGCCAGCCGGCGCAAGGCGGAGCAGGAGGCGGCACGCCTGGCCTATGCCGAGGCAAGCGGGCGTGAGGGGGCGACATGA
- a CDS encoding DUF4845 domain-containing protein: MTFIGWVVILALVLSYVYIGIKVVPAYVEFFSVKKILATMAREPGFATMTPAEIRKSFERRLAIDYVSAVSAQDLDIRKEDGENVVSVEYSQKIPLFYNVSVLLDFSASTAGSKSAKMVE, encoded by the coding sequence ATGACATTCATCGGCTGGGTGGTGATCCTCGCCCTGGTGCTGAGCTACGTCTATATCGGCATCAAAGTAGTGCCGGCCTACGTGGAATTCTTTTCGGTGAAGAAGATTCTCGCCACCATGGCCAGGGAGCCGGGCTTTGCCACCATGACGCCAGCGGAGATCCGCAAGTCCTTCGAACGGCGGCTTGCCATCGACTACGTAAGCGCAGTGAGCGCCCAGGACCTGGACATCCGCAAGGAGGACGGCGAGAACGTGGTGAGCGTGGAGTATTCGCAGAAAATCCCCCTCTTTTACAACGTCAGCGTGCTGCTGGATTTTTCGGCCAGCACCGCCGGCAGCAAGTCGGCGAAGATGGTGGAATGA
- the lepB gene encoding signal peptidase I: MNFALLMLIALIVTGVIWLVDHLLFKPKRAAGEKEPLLVEYSRSFFPVILVVFLLRSFLVEPFRIPSGSMIPTLQAGDFILVNKYAWGIRLPVINKKIFEVGQPQRGDVMVFRYPVDPSLDYIKRIVGLPGDRVSYMDKQLTINGQPVKMEFLRPYDYVKPGLNNVVARLYREHLGSHVHEVLIQPDEPPVRLEGVRVFRYRDHCDYNERGFTCVVPPGHYFAMGDNRDDSTDSRYWGFVPDENIVGRAFLIWMNFDDFGRIGKSIE, from the coding sequence ATGAATTTCGCGCTGCTCATGCTGATCGCGCTCATCGTCACCGGCGTGATCTGGCTCGTCGATCACCTGCTGTTCAAACCCAAACGCGCCGCGGGGGAGAAGGAACCGCTTCTGGTGGAGTATTCGCGCAGTTTCTTTCCCGTGATCCTGGTTGTGTTTCTGTTGCGCTCGTTTCTGGTGGAGCCCTTCCGCATTCCTTCCGGCTCTATGATTCCCACCCTGCAGGCCGGCGACTTCATCCTGGTCAACAAATACGCCTGGGGTATCCGTCTGCCGGTGATCAACAAGAAAATTTTTGAGGTGGGGCAGCCGCAGCGGGGCGATGTGATGGTGTTCCGCTATCCGGTGGATCCCTCGCTTGATTACATCAAGCGCATCGTCGGCCTGCCCGGCGACCGGGTGAGCTACATGGACAAACAGCTCACCATCAACGGCCAACCGGTGAAGATGGAGTTCCTGCGTCCCTATGACTACGTGAAGCCGGGGCTGAACAACGTCGTCGCCCGCCTGTATCGGGAACATCTCGGCAGCCACGTGCATGAAGTGCTGATCCAGCCCGACGAGCCGCCGGTGCGCCTGGAAGGCGTCCGTGTCTTCCGGTACCGGGATCACTGTGATTACAATGAGCGGGGCTTCACCTGCGTGGTGCCGCCGGGCCATTATTTCGCCATGGGCGACAACCGGGACGACAGCACCGACAGCCGCTACTGGGGCTTCGTCCCTGATGAAAACATCGTCGGCCGCGCCTTTCTGATCTGGATGAATTTCGACGACTTCGGGCGCATCGGCAAATCCATCGAATGA